Within Spinacia oleracea cultivar Varoflay chromosome 4, BTI_SOV_V1, whole genome shotgun sequence, the genomic segment CTGCAAGTTGGCTCTTCCTGCTGCTGAAAGGGTATACTGGGCTAATGCTGTGTGGGGTCGTTTAGTTCAAGCTAAACACAAATTCATCTCTTGGTTAGCTGTCTTAGAAAGACTGAATACTAAAGACAGATTGAAACAATTTGGGGTGTCTGTTAATGATTTGTGCTTACTGTGTGGTTCGGATATTGAAAATCACAATCACCTTTTCTTTGGGTGTCATTACAGTTCAAGTTGTTGGAATCAGATTGCTGGTTTCTTACACATCAGCCCTATCACTAGAAGTTTACCTCAGTTGATCAGATGGATTCACAGGGGAGGAACATCTCTAAGTTCAGAAAAGGGGTGTATTACACCTTTGTCTGGTGCACAGTTTACCACATATGGAAAGAAAGGAACAATGCTTTGTGGAATAGTCCGATTAGTTGCATTGATAAATTGTGTAGTCTTGTAAAGCTTCATGCTAGCAATAGGATTCATTCTGTCTTACCTAGAGCACTCAGCTCAAGGGATAAGAATTGGTTTCTGACCCTTGTAGAAGGGTAGTTTTGTTTTGGCCTTGGGCCTGCTTTGGGCCTGTTTTGACAGTGTCAGTGGAGGTGTGCTCCACTTCATTCCTGATTTGTAATTGttgtgcataatatatataatacttgcttatcaaaaaaaaaagtatcttaaactccgcaccaatcaaaccggtgcgagtattgaGGGACGGAAAGAGTAAAGTATAACCAAATCTAatgaacataaaaaaaaaataaaaaaaaattaactcaaaTGAAGTATAAGCATTTGAATACCGCTTGCGTCAGGTCAActagtatataaaaaaaagtaaattaaactCTGATAGTATAAGATGAGTTTCATTTCCATCTCCCCCATGGCCTGTGGCACTACCACATACGACAAGATCGACCAATTAACAAAATTGGAGAGAAACATTTATATCATAGCAAGTTAATTAGCAACAATGTCAAAATCGTGACGTAAACATACATGTAGGTGAAGTGAATACAACCACGAAAGAAAAATGGTAACAAGAGGAAACAATTGTTGTAACAAGAATGGTGAAGCTATTAAAcaacaaatatatatatatatatatatatatatatatatatatatatatatatatatatatatatatgtatatgttagTATTGCTTTGCGCCTCacagttattagttattagttatatGGGCTCGCAGACTCCTCCACCAGGAGGAAGATTTTGAAGAACCACGCAATGCAATCCCTTACAACAACTTACAGGACCATAAAACTGACAAAATTGATGAGTTTTCCGACACTTATCTGCTGGTGGTGTGGTCCCCTGTATAGGTTGTTGATGACCTACAGATGTGCATACACCAGCACTACCAGGAAGGTTTGGATCCCCACCAATGCAACTTAATCCTTCGCAACAATCATAAGCGTCGTTATTACCTATACATATTTCACTTACATTTCTACACATTATTGCCTTAGccggaggtggaggtggaggtggaggtggaggtggaggtggatgaTGATTGTAGGATGATCCATAGTAATTTCTATTTGCCAAGGCTGGAACTGAAATTAACCAACACTTAGACCAGTTATTCAACTAATGTAAGCCAAAAAACCATGTAAAAAACTTGTACTTGTGACAAAATTAAGGTGGAATATATGTAAAATTTAAACCTGATGCATTTAGTAGAAAGACCGCGATCAGAAGCTTTATGACAAACAAGTTGCTGGAAAATTTTCCCATTTAAATTTACTAAGTATTAAACGTACGTACTAAGTGATCTTTGATGCTAGTTTGGTCAATAGCATTTCAATATTTATAATACTGGCCAAGGCGCCCGCACACGCGCACACACAACATCGAAGAAACATGTGAGTT encodes:
- the LOC130472035 gene encoding uncharacterized protein encodes the protein MGKFSSNLFVIKLLIAVFLLNASVPALANRNYYGSSYNHHPPPPPPPPPPPPPAKAIMCRNVSEICIGNNDAYDCCEGLSCIGGDPNLPGSAGVCTSVGHQQPIQGTTPPADKCRKTHQFCQFYGPVSCCKGLHCVVLQNLPPGGGVCEPI